From the genome of Argentina anserina chromosome 4, drPotAnse1.1, whole genome shotgun sequence, one region includes:
- the LOC126791724 gene encoding uncharacterized protein LOC126791724, which produces MKIILVFSSLCLFLGLHSQRVSSQGHASTPPRGWNSYDSFCWTISEEEYLESVDVIAKQLRPYGYEYAVVDYLWYRKKVPGAYVDSLGFDVIDKWGRPIPDPGRWPSSRGGNGFTEVASKVHQLGLKFGIHLMRGISTQAVNANTPILDVTKGTAYKEAGRIWTAKDIAIQARRCAWMQNGFMSVNTTLGAGKAFLKSLYLQYDEWGVDFVKNDCVFGEDFDVGEITVVSEVLKQLNHPVVYSLSPGTQASPALAKGITGIVNMYRITGDDWDTWDDVGAHFDVTRDFAAANLIGADGLLGKSWPDLDMLPLGWLTDPGSNDGPHRQSKLTLDEQRTQMTLWSIAKSPLMYGGDVRKLDDATISLLTNPTLLEINSFSSNNKEFPLISGSSSKGDIKNADLGNTWKSRRQLKSLQTSDSQVLHLTSCADEKAIGWSTKALDQDLEHICWKEHSRKKYQTPFCLNKRESLLAMKEDIMYKQQYQGKVNLLASDREDMCLHGSPKRKLTSNELKTSFFSPCEWDANQMWELNPNGTLANSYSGLCATVNSVKGKANPVGVRSWIATGRQGEIYVAFFNLNSAKTTITANKSNLAKALPGSRVSAGSCRAKEVWSGQDLGIIDKAISFGVESHGTALIVLSCS; this is translated from the exons ATGAAGATAATCTTGGTCTTCAGCTCTCTTTGCTTGTTCCTCGGTTTACACAGCCAGAG GGTATCATCACAAGGACATGCTAGCACCCCACCCAGAGGTTGGAATTCCTATGACTCCTTCTGTTGGACTATTTCCGAAGAAGAGTACTTGGAAAGTGTTGATGTCATAGCTAAGCAGCTACGTCCATATGGATATGAG TATGCTGTTGTGGATTACCTGTGGTATAGGAAAAAGGTTCCAGGTGCCTATGTTGATTCTCTTGGATTTGATGTAATCGATAAATGGGGGAGGCCTATACCTGACCCAGGTAGGTGGCCTTCGTCCAGAGGTGGGAATGGGTTCACTGAAGTGGCATCAAAAGTACATCAGTTGGGTTTGAAGTTCGGGATTCATCTTATGAGAGGAATTAGTACACAGGCAGTAAACGCGAATACCCCTATCTTGGATGTCACCAAG GGGACTGCTTATAAAGAAGCTGGAAGAATATGGACTGCAAAAGACATAGCAATTCAAGCACGGCGTTGTGCCTGGATGCAAAATGGTTTCATGAGTGTCAATACTACATTGGGTGCTGGGAAGGCCTTCTTAAAATCTCTTTATCTACAGTATGACGAGTGGGGTGTTGATTTTG TGAAAAATGACTGTGTGTTTGGTGAAGACTTTGATGTTGGTGAAATAACCGTTGTGTCGGAG GTTCTAAAGCAACTTAACCATCCTGTGGTGTATTCTCTCTCACCTGGAACCCAAGCATCACCTGCTCTGGCCAAAGGTATAACTGGTATAGTCAATATGTATCGTATAACAGGGGATGATTGGGACACATGGGACGATGTTGGAGCTCATTTTGATGTTACCAG GGATTTTGCTGCTGCAAATTTGATAGGAGCAGACGGCTTGCTGGGAAAATCATGGCCCGACTTAGACATGCTTCCCCTGGGATGGCTCACTGATCCAG GTTCAAATGATGGCCCACATAGACAATCAAAACTCACTTTAGATGAGCAAAGAACTCAG ATGACTTTGTGGTCTATTGCCAAATCTCCTCTGATGTATGGAGGAGATGTGAGAAAGCTTGATGATGCCACAATTAGTCTCCTCACAAATCCTACCTTGCTGGAGATTAATTCCTTTAGCTCCAACAATAAGGAG TTTCCATTGATTTCAGGTAGTTCGAGTAAAGGTGACATCAAGAATGCTGATCTGGGTAACACCTGGAAATCAAGAAGACAATTAAAAAGTTTGCAGACTTCAGATTCACAGGTTCTTCATCTCACTAGCTGTGCAGATGAGAAAGCAATTGGGTGGTCCACTAAAGCTCTAGACCAAGATCTTGAACACATCTGCTGGAAAGAACACTCGAGAAAGAAATATCAGACACCTTTTTGCTTAAACAAGAGAGAATCTCTTTTGGCAAT GAAAGAGGACATAATGTACAAACAGCAATACCAGGGGAAGGTCAATTTGTTAGCTAGTGACAGGGAGGACATGTGCTTGCATGGTTCTCCAAAACGGAAGCTTACTTCAAACGAGCTAAAGACAAGCTTCTTTTCACCTTGCGAATGGGATGCAAATCAG ATGTGGGAGTTGAACCCCAATGGAACCTTGGCAAATAGCTATTCTGGCTTGTGTGCGACAGTAAATTCGGTTAAAG GTAAAGCCAATCCTGTTGGAGTTCGTTCTTGGATAGCCACCGGAAGACAAG GAGAAATATATGTAGCTTTCTTCAATCTGAACTCAGCAAAAACTACCATAACTGCAAATAAATCAAACTTGGCAAAAGCACTTCCGGGCTCGAGAGTAAGTGCAGGTTCCTGCAGAGCCAAAGAAGTATGGAGCGGACAAGACTTGGGGATCATAGACAAGGCCATATCATTTGGTGTTGAATCTCATGGAACTGCCCTAATTGTCCTATCTTGTAGTTAG
- the LOC126791758 gene encoding sufE-like protein 2, chloroplastic, with translation MNSTTTQFALSPTLLPNFSPPSSFTHSLNPKTKPNLKSKPIKCVRNSGGAFSSNSPHCKPSTIQNPCAMTSSCFMEAPAPPCFTEPRPPPVVADKVKRLVLEFKALPEPIDRVKRLLHYAANLPPCSELARAPENRVPGCTTQVWLAAEVDELGRMRFCADSDSEISKGFCSCLIWMLDGAEPREVLEIRGKDLEDVNVGLYGKANSRVNTWHNVLLAMQRKTRDLVSAEE, from the coding sequence ATGAACTCCACCACCACCCAATTTGCATTATCACCAACACTCCTCCCTAATTTCTCTCCCCCCTCCTCCTTCACTCACtccttaaaccctaaaaccaaaccgaacctcAAATCCAAACCAATCAAATGCGTCCGCAACAGCGGTGGGGCTTTCAGTTCTAACTCTCCTCATTGCAAACCTAGTACTATTCAAAACCCTTGCGCCATGACGTCGTCTTGCTTTATGGAGGCTCCAGCGCCACCGTGTTTCACGGAGCCTCGACCGCCGCCGGTCGTTGCGGACAAAGTGAAACGACTGGTTTTGGAATTTAAGGCCTTGCCGGAGCCGATAGATCGGGTGAAGAGGCTGTTACACTACGCGGCGAACCTGCCGCCGTGTAGTGAGTTGGCTAGGGCGCCGGAGAACCGGGTCCCGGGGTGCACGACGCAGGTGTGGCTGGCGGCAGAGGTGGACGAGCTGGGGCGGATGAGGTTCTGTGCGGATAGCGACTCGGAGATATCGAAAGGGTTCTGCTCGTGTTTGATATGGATGCTCGACGGCGCAGAGCCGAGGGAGGTGTTGGAAATAAGAGGGAAAGATTTGGAGGACGTGAACGTGGGACTGTACGGCAAGGCCAATTCCAGAGTGAACACGTGGCACAACGTGTTGTTGGCGATGCAGAGGAAGACTCGGGATTTGGTTTCGGCGGAGGAGTGA